The window AATAATGCATTTCATCAGCAATAGCGTCTAAAGTGGATGCTTTGTATTCCAAATTATTCCTTTCAAGTTCTGCCTTAGCGCATTGCTTAACATGTTTTCGCTCCAGAGGTAAAAAGGGAACATAAAAGTCTATTAATGAGTTTTTGATGATAATAGAGTCTCCAAATGACGATATCAAAGCGttgcttattattttttccatttcatCATGAGAAATCGTCTCCCTGGATTTATGACTTCTATAATAATTACTAGTAAAAAGATTAATTTCATCACCTGCTGTATTGCTCAGAAagataaatattgattttctaTAATTTTGACTATTTATTTGGTTCTCTAAATAGGGAGTCATTACATTCGCAAGATCACCTGGCATTTTTTCGAATTCATCAAATATGAATAATGTTCGCTCACATTCCcctatattactttttatatactcatttaattcCGTTTTGTATTTTTCCAAATGGCCATTATGtggaaaattttttgttacaattttttgataaacaaatttactatgcataccttttttgaataaagaatTGGCAACGATTTGGGAAACAAAAGTTTTACCAGTTCCAGTCCATCCATGAAAAGACATGACCAAAGGTgattttgaatctttatttttaatatgagaATTAACAGCTTTACTAACAAGTTTATTGACTAAGTGCTGgccaaaaactttttcattcaaTTCTTTTTCCAAACCTGAAAGATCCTGAATCAACCATTGATCATTGCAGCATTCATTATTCTTACAGATatctaaaaagtaaataatcataaaacattttctaatttgaaaataaagtttttttaaattaactataatataatataaactctTTGTGTCTTGGAAACATAGACatagttctaaaaaaatttcaaaagcttAAACTGGATACTTGAATTTCATAAGTAACAAGAACCTCAGTTCATatcgaataaaattttttaaaaaccctgGTCTATGCTGGAAAACATTATTTGCAGAATAATAAGCAAGGGCAAGTATAATGATCTATTATtactgtcaaatttattttgcataaagttatatttctgattaaatatattatctgttataaaacttaaagaaaaaagaatagcCACATAGGAAATCAGATAAACTTACAAATATTCTTCCATGAATTAAAACTGAATCATTTATTCATATAATTAGATTTGAATCATAAGTATAACCATAGAGAGTGAATAAAATTCAACTGATTAAAATGTTTTGGGGCTAATCTTATAACCTTTTATCTTAgataacacaaaaaaacaatattaaaactgAAGTTAAAAGTACATATCTTATACGTTGGGGTAAGTAGTTAAGTATAGATTAACTCAAAAATTTCAGGGTAGGCaaataatgtttgaaaaaatttaaataattacgAAATAGATTtgatacaatttattttaattttgtatttaatttaaaggttagaatttaaaatttatcggaaaatagtttttataatgtgTGCTAACAAAACTGTAAGCAGAATTGAGATGTAATGTCAATTGATTTGAATGAAGGTTCTTGAATAAATAGCCTATGTACAATGTTTCCacctatattttaatttttttctccaaaTAAATGGTaatcagttttttgttttgttcagataatttaattaaaaatgtcaagtaattcataaaatcttacaaaagttaacaaattaaCTTGTAACCTGTTTATACAAgcaataaaacatgttttatttttagtgctTGTTAAATTGTTATGGCAAAATACTGTATAAAATAccaatataataaatatcttaaatattgatatatgagtttttgattttttttttaattagttattgatattttcacatttaaaatttttacaataaaaattcttttcttaaattaaattttttacaagaaatgcttatttaacattttctggttgtttgttatatgaaaaaagtTGGTATTAGTATAAAACAACCATATAATGTCTTAATggtgttttatatagtttttaacattataacttGGACATATATGGTAAATTTTAAgttagaattaaattttaagttttttatgtttacaatttaGAGAagattatttagtatttatcttttttagaaatttatcttatttaaaaaagtttaataatattttaataaaagtaataaataatcaCCTTGTGACAATTGGTTTATTAACAGTTGTCAAACAATTCACTTTGTAATGATTAATTAAGCAACAATAATTCTTATTATTAGTGTTTAGTAAAAACATCTCAAATGTCTTTTCTGATAAATAATAAAGGGATTTACACAGCACTTATAACTAACttctaattaaaatataatttataaaaaagctaaaaaaaaaaaaaaaaatctactttaaCTGCATTgttagattttcaaaataaaacaaaacagttaaaataaatttgcattaGTGTGTTACAGTCCAACACATAATGAGTGTTGACACATCCATGACACACCCATTCTACTAATGTTAGTCAAGTAGTTGTTGGAATACTACAAGTATTAAGGACAAGCACAAAgtattaattgtttatttttatgaacaaTTACGTCAAAGGTTGTGCCTGTATAGATAATAATTTGGGGTTTCCTAATCTTAGCAGAGCTAAGGTTAGGAAACCCCAAACACACTAATTGAGGAGGGGGGAGGGGTCCAACGAATTTAGACCCATTTTCAAATTTAGTGGcccttttataaaattaagcaggGAGTCTTTGACCCAATTGCCACAACACTGGCAGTTAGCCTTCTTGTCTTGTCTGTATTAACACCATCaggttaaaatttgttgtaaatcTCCTCCATAAtgctatataaataaatgagaaAATGGAATTATAGAAATccaaataaatcatatatatatatatatatatatatatatatatatatatatatatatatatatatatatatatatatatatatatatatatatatatatatatatatatatatatatatatatatatatatatatatatatatatatatatatatatatatatatatatatatatgtatatatatatatatatatatatatatatatatatatatatatatatatatatatatatatatatatatatatatatatatatatatatgtatatatatgatgttGGACATTGGTGCTACCGGACCGTTTTtgaaacataattttaattcttagtaatgtataaagatttatacataataagactacttaaaaatgaataaatgcgcttTTTTTGCCTCTATAGGtactttaatgtaaaaatgtgGTCGTTCAAAACATTAGCAACTTTTTTCAACAAGTTTTTTGATGCTCTCAAGCTCAAATGTCCTGAAAGTTGTAACTGCAAATTGTATTTTGAGATActaaaagtttcagtttttgaaTGATACCATTAGCGCTGTCAAATGGATTTATCTTGACATTACAAGCAATTTTTCTGTCTGTGAAACACCATGTTTTGTGTGGTTTCTTGTCCTTATGTTCTATTTCTAAGGGATTTCCTTTGGGGCGATTCGATATGAAAACATCCAGGGCATGCAACCCtaagtctcagattttgctgattttttaaccacttaaagattttagtaaattatgatcatcctgaaaattttatcatctaATTTCAATCGGTTCCAAAGATATAGCTATTTTAAGTTTGCCTCCAACAAACAAAAATtcgtcatttttaaaaatggttttggtccTAGTTTCTGTTATATGTGTGTTGGAAAGCTGAAAATTTGTGCCTTTACATATTTTGGGCCAACGAACCCaatgaaacaacttaaaatattcaaaaacgaatataacacctaaaatttaatgtttaacacAATTTTACTAAGGGCGACTCCAATCACAAAAATGCCAATGTagctcgatttttttttttttatttgtcctGAATAGTTAAGTTATAGTTATTACAAAGTATTGGAGAGTGAtcttttctaaaacagaaataaaaacatgGTCAAATCTACTTGAATTTAGTGCTGGAAAACAGGTACTTTGATAAATAAAGcgagaaaaaaaaaggtgtaattTGACAGTTTTGTAACTGAAACTAATTTGGCAACGTCAAACTGTTCTTTTAATTACTGTTGACTAGCTGTTTctgttttctttgtaattttatagaATCTGATcctaaaaaattatagtttcaaactaatagaaaaaataaaaacatcttcaaatatacttaaatttattacttataaaacattagtttcatatttatcaaactaagacaaataaacttaaaagaaaaaaggatcCAAAACAAATAGAGCACTTGGAaagaagtttaagaaaaaaaagtaatatacaaaatttaaaaattaaaaactcaaaaaaaaaattaaaatttattagttatagTGTTATAATCATTTACATCAATGTTATATGTTCGCCCTGATTTTGTTGTTGGGATTTTGATTACTGCAATTAAACTCGACAATGGTACCCAACAAATATCATCTCTCTGTGGCCAAATGAAGTTTTGAGAAGGACTGTGAGGATGCATAAACTTAATTCGAATATCATTAGTTGTAATATCTATCTCTGTACCCATGCCTATCCACCAAAAGCATGCGACAAAATCATTTAGGTTTGGTACAATTAAAACATCAGATGTTACTGCTTTTGACAGTATAAATCTGTCAACACATTGATGTTCgcttgttcttttaaaactaacttaaaattttgaaatgggTATATAATGATGATAACTTCTGGTACCTGGAACAGTTTTTCCTGTTTCAAATCGCTCTTTTAGTTGCTGTTGCCTTGAATTGtttctttgttaattttataaaatattattgtgttTATATTGGTGATGCAATACTCAAGCATATCATTAACTGTCAATATTTGGTTTTCTAATGATCTTTGTAAACTTGCTCTTGCTGTTATTCTTTTAACCATATCACTTATGCCATCACAAGTGGACTTTCCATGGCTGGTTGCAAAAAATACCTATTCAGCTGTAATCTTAAAATCTTCCTTATGGTGGCATAGatttatgaagtttttatagtttttataatgagCAGAACAtccatcagaaaaataataaattttattgataccaactaaatattctttattgtactctacaattttcttttgaaattcatACACAAAGCATGTATCATGATCATTGTCATCACTTAAAAAACAGAATGACTTATGctaaatacttgttttagaaatttccttaaaatatataacaacaggATATAGTTTACGTTGTTGTTTATTCcaatgataatataataaaatcaagctACATAGCCATTTTTGAGATTGAACTCGCCTAAGTAAAATTGTggtaaacattaaattttgagtgttatgttagtttttaaatattttaagttgtttcattGGATTCATTGGCCCAAAATATGTAAAGGCACAAATTTTCAGCCAAACCAaacccatttttaaaaatggcggaTTTTTGTTGGTTGGAGGCAAACTTAAAATAGCTATATCTTTGGAACCgattgaaaatgataaaattttcaggatgttcataatttactaaaatctttaagtggtttaaaaatcagcaaaatcttagggttgcattttcaaaaaaaattgttttcacatGGAATCACCCTTTATTAAATCGTTTGATTATTAAACATACAATTGATTTATGAATGGAGTACTTGATGgcaatttctttttgtttgacttttataatcttttacAATACATTTTCTAAAagctaaatttctaaaaatttctaaaagcaaaagaaaaaaaacatatattcatTTTCAAGTAGTCTTATTATGTATAAACCTTTTTTCttatatgtaatgttaaaaaaaattttcatttaaagtttcctttttttttagaaaagtttctGTATTCAgtaattgaaattgaaaagatattttttttatatgtataataaatatatatatatatacagggtgacCGGAAAGTTCTGTCAGTACTTCacaatcaatttatttttaatgtaatatacATAAACTACTGAAATTAACAGATCAAGTAACATATGTAGTGTAAGTATACCAAGACTTATTCAGACCGGTCTCATTTTCGGTCCACTGTCAATGATAATCGATGACGCCATGATTGTATGGCAGCACGAATGGTTTCCATAGGAAATTTTTCCCATTCGCGGATGATCATTCGTTTCATGGAGGCCAAGTTGGGATGTTGTTTAGCATTGACCTTGGACTCCAAAATACCCCACACGCAAAAATCAAGTGGATTCAGGTCGGAAGAGGACAGAGGCCACTCATCCTTAGCAATAAACTTAGGGCAATTCTGTTGGAGCTATTCTTGCGTTGTTTTAGCTGTATGAGCTGGTGCTGAATCCTGTTGAAAACACCAGTCTCCATTGGGATATAACAAATTGGCTTCTAGTTGCAAAATTGCCTTCAGGACACTCTCTTGATAAGATACTGCATTAATTTTGGTGCCACGTTCGATAAAGACCAATGGCAATTTTCCTTTGCTACACACTGCTGCCCATACCATCACCGAACTTCGATTCTGATACCGCTGAACTGTTCCTGAAGGCTGAGGTATGTCCTTTAATGATGTTGACCACACGACATTGTTTTTAGCATTAAAACTTTGTTCCATCACGAACAACTTTTCATCAGAAAAGATAATGTTCTGTACTGCACAATGACCATACTGACGTAACAACGTTTTGCATCTTTGCAGCCTGGCCAGCTTTTGATTTGCAGTCAATCCATGAACTTTATGCTTGCGATAAGGTTTCAATCCAAGGTCTAATTTCAATAATTCCCTCATCGACTCCCTGGGTACTCCTTTATCCTGAGCCAATTTTCGCGCTGACCTTTCAGGGTTCCTCCGAATTTTCTCGCGTATTCATTTAATACGATCTGGGGTTCAAACTGTTCGTGGACAACCCGACCTTTCACGGTCTTCAACACCACCAGTTTCATGCAACCGTTGGATAGTTCAATAAACACATCTCTCAGTAATTCcatgcacttttattaatttgaatatttcagAATCCGTAAGTCCTTCCACATAATGTCGTTGAATCAACAAACGATGAACATTTACAATGTAATAATGATGAACATTCATAATGCAATAGAAAGAACAAACCCAGTTACTATTGACAAATTCAGTTACAATTGATAAGCATCATTGTACAGTTACAATTGTAATAAACTGAtacaaaactgataaaaaatttaatgataaacacttgtaaataatgaaatatgGGAGACCAGAAAGTATGCACATTGATTACTGACAGAACTTTCCGATCACccaacatacatacatatacatacatatatatatatatatatatatatatatatatatatatatatatatatatatatatatatatatatatatgtatatatatatatgtatatgtatgtatgtatatatatatatatat is drawn from Hydra vulgaris chromosome 07, alternate assembly HydraT2T_AEP and contains these coding sequences:
- the LOC136082359 gene encoding torsin-1A-like isoform X1, with the translated sequence MNFKLICIIILNSLVAYYSVVPKIRIAAVIVIVAAISYLRYKYMQTQRATSWYSSFVRNPTQVAVNPIEYILIRAGAFVILCGFLSFLIIVPPVPTPTMPPTPTMPPTPTMPPTPTKIPSEVPPVPTLIKIPSEDICKNNECCNDQWLIQDLSGLEKELNEKVFGQHLVNKLVSKAVNSHIKNKDSKSPLVMSFHGWTGTGKTFVSQIVANSLFKKGMHSKFVYQKIVTKNFPHNGHLEKYKTELNEYIKSNIGECERTLFIFDEFEKMPGDLANVMTPYLENQINSQNYRKSIFIFLSNTAGDEINLFTSNYYRSHKSRETISHDEMEKIISNALISSFGDSIIIKNSLIDFYVPFLPLERKHVKQCAKAELERNNLEYKASTLDAIADEMHYFPDKEQWFSSIGCKTVTRKVDILSEL
- the LOC136082359 gene encoding torsin-1A-like isoform X2 — translated: MNFKLICIIILNSLVAYYSVVPKIRIAAVIVIVAAISYLRYKYMQTQRATSWYSSFVRNPTQVAVNPIEYILIRAGAFVILCGFLSFLIIVPPVPTPTMPPTPTMPPTPTMPPTPTKIPSEDICKNNECCNDQWLIQDLSGLEKELNEKVFGQHLVNKLVSKAVNSHIKNKDSKSPLVMSFHGWTGTGKTFVSQIVANSLFKKGMHSKFVYQKIVTKNFPHNGHLEKYKTELNEYIKSNIGECERTLFIFDEFEKMPGDLANVMTPYLENQINSQNYRKSIFIFLSNTAGDEINLFTSNYYRSHKSRETISHDEMEKIISNALISSFGDSIIIKNSLIDFYVPFLPLERKHVKQCAKAELERNNLEYKASTLDAIADEMHYFPDKEQWFSSIGCKTVTRKVDILSEL
- the LOC136082359 gene encoding torsin-1A-like isoform X3, which translates into the protein MQTQRATSWYSSFVRNPTQVAVNPIEYILIRAGAFVILCGFLSFLIIVPPVPTPTMPPTPTMPPTPTMPPTPTKIPSEVPPVPTLIKIPSEDICKNNECCNDQWLIQDLSGLEKELNEKVFGQHLVNKLVSKAVNSHIKNKDSKSPLVMSFHGWTGTGKTFVSQIVANSLFKKGMHSKFVYQKIVTKNFPHNGHLEKYKTELNEYIKSNIGECERTLFIFDEFEKMPGDLANVMTPYLENQINSQNYRKSIFIFLSNTAGDEINLFTSNYYRSHKSRETISHDEMEKIISNALISSFGDSIIIKNSLIDFYVPFLPLERKHVKQCAKAELERNNLEYKASTLDAIADEMHYFPDKEQWFSSIGCKTVTRKVDILSEL